The following are encoded together in the Gasterosteus aculeatus chromosome 7, fGasAcu3.hap1.1, whole genome shotgun sequence genome:
- the LOC120822394 gene encoding putative monooxygenase p33MONOX isoform X2 — MSGPRDLPAIEDSGMGGMRLPIGMTRRALSYDDNLEAPMSTPPHDISINNLWRRPVIPERKFTRLAEEDESGAVSQSTVADSALFRAPAAVKAKASSVIMNSLITKQTHDSVYRFEQKAGLTDTSYTPHKGLTAEETRLHHRIPESLQKLQIQSLEAREDRQSSSTQSTPSNTPHSSPKQQRRGWFGSTGSEVSVSSSNSSVDLGAGDTAVERWSVFAPRPVVQKSTSDLGSDPVASGFALQAYRGAQKPTPMEVMKSQAARLADNPTAQQVNPPKMEIPTVEGRRQGGRPHKLKPRDMNVLTPSGF; from the exons ATGTCCGGTCCACGGGATTTACCAG CCATAGAGGATTCTGGGATGGGCGGGATGAGGCTTCCCATCGGGATGACCCGGCGAGCCCTCAGCTATGACGACAACCTGGAGGCCCCCATGTCCACGCCGCCCCACGACATCAGCATCAACAACCTGTGGAGACGACCCGTCATCCCGGAGAGGAAGTTCACGCGCCTGGCGGAG GAGGATGAGAGCGGTGCAGTGAGTCAGTCCACAGTGGCGGACAGCGCCCTCTTCAGGGCGCCAGCTGCGGTGAAGGCCAAGGCCTCTTCAGTCATCATGAATTCTCTCATCACCA AGCAGACTCACGACAGCGTCTACAGGTTCGAGCAGAAGGCGGGGCTCACCGACACCAGCTACACCCCCCACAAAGGCCTCACCGCCGAGGAGACCAGGCTCCACCACCGCATACCCGAGTCCCTCCAG aAACTGCAGATTCAAAGTCTGGAGGCCAGAGAAGATCGACAGAGCTCCTCCACTCAGTCCACTCCATCCAACACTCCTCACAGCTCCCCGAAGCAGCAGCGCAG gggCTGGTTCGGCAGCACCGGTTCAGAAGTCAGCGTCAGCTCCTCAAACAGCAGTGTGGATCTCGGCGCCGGCGACACGGCGGTGGAGCGGTGGAGCGTTTTCGCACCACGGCCAGTCGTCCAGAAGTCGACCTCTGACCTGGGATCAGACCCTGTGGCCTCAG GCTTTGCGCTGCAGGCGTACCGCGGCGCCCAGAAGCCGACCCCCATGGAGGTGATGAAGTCCCAGGCCGCGCGGCTGGCGGACAACCCCACCGCCCAGCAGGTGAACCCCCCCAAAATGGAGATCCCCACAGTGGAGGGCCGCCGGCAGGGAGGGCGGCCGCACAAGCTGAAACCCAGAGACATGAACGTGCTCACGCCCTCCGGCTTCTGA
- the LOC120822393 gene encoding kelch-like protein 10: MGDDFNVLRLDGCFCDAVIRVQGVSFNIHRVIMSNCSPYLHLNVFRCASPKDQKVFDIPGISPDMMQLIVEFAYTGSVSVTEENVQELLLAAQQLQVAHIVQTCVDFLVEQLCPRNCVGLLQFSNLCLSSRLRDKAYRHVIDHFDEVVFSEEFPQLSVQELTGILASDDLNVNKESTAYDAVLRWIANGPEDRKEHITGLMSKVRLGLTGMDFIITRVMQNELISNNPECRDLVLEAVKCLQNITSKRPSGSHLSSTSNRPRLPNAVMLAIGGWSGGGPTNGVEAYDIRADHWINVTVAQERPHAYHGTALLDGSVYCVGGFDRAEQLNSVRRFDLSAHTWHEVSPMIDRRCYVSVTALDGYIYAMGGYDGYARLCTAERFWPEANQWSPIAPMQEHRSDASSATLHSAVYICGGFNGNEVLQTCECYSPETNQWTMIRPMSCQRSGIGTVAHAGRVYAVGGFDGLSRLSSAEAYNPRTDTWLEVKSMMTPRSNFGIAVLDNHVFVVGGFNGFETVNNVERYDATTDTWAAACKMDISRSALSCCVASPLPNMAEYVVSRDLLPRNDSDDACSEPEDSDARMLLTCDIFQPGGELVDHI; encoded by the exons ATGGGTGACGACTTCAATGTCCTCCGGCTGGACGGATGCTTTTGCGACGCGGTCATCAGAGTCCAGGGCGTATCGTTTAACATCCACCGGGTGATCATGTCAAACTGCAGCCCGTACCTGCACCT GAATGTCTTCAGATGTGCGTCACCTAAAGACCAAAAGGTCTTCGACATACCCGGCATCTCTCCCGACATGATGCAGCTCATCGTTGAGTTTGCATACACCGGCTCTGTTTCTGTGACGGAGGAAAACgtgcaggagctgctgctggcagcCCAACAGCTCCAAGTGGCGCACATCGTGCAAACTTGTGTCGACTTCCTGGTGGAGCAGCTCTGCCCGAGGAACTGCGTCGGCCTCCTTCAGTTCTCCaacctctgcctctcctccaggCTGCGGGACAAGGCCTACCGCCACGTCATTGATCACTTTGACGAGGTCGTTTTCTCTGAAGAGTTCCCGCAGCTCTCTGTGCAAGAACTCACCGGCATCCTCGCTAGTGACGACCTGAATGTGAATAAAGAGAGCACCGCGTACGACGCCGTCCTCCGCTGGATTGCCAACGGACCCGAAGATCGGAAAGAACACATCACGGGGCTCATGTCTAAG GTCCGGCTGGGCTTGACGGGAATGGACTTCATCATTACCAGAGTGATGCAGAATGAGTTGATCAGCAACAACCCCGAGTGCCGGGATTTGGTCCTGGAAGCCGTCAAATGCTTACAAAACATCACGTCCAAGAGACCTTCTGGGTCTCACCTCTCCAGCACGTCGAACCGCCCTCGCCTGCCCAACGCCGTCATGTTGGCCATCGGCGGCTGGAGCGGCGGCGGCCCGACAAACGGCGTCGAGGCGTACGACATCCGCGCAGACCACTGGATCAACGTGACGGTCGCCCAGGAGCGCCCGCACGCCTACCACGGCACGGCCCTCCTCGACGGGAGCGTCTACTGCGTCGGTGGCTTCGACCGGGCGGAGCAACTGAACAGCGTGCGCAGGTTTGACCTGAGCGCGCACACCTGGCACGAAGTGTCGCCCATGATCGACCGCCGGTGCTACGTGAGCGTCACCGCGCTGGACGGCTACATCTACGCCATGGGGGGCTACGATGGGTACGCGCGACTTTGCACCGCGGAGCGCTTCTGGCCCGAGGCCAACCAGTGGAGCCCCATTGCACCGATGCAGGAGCACAGGAGCGACGCCAGCAGCGCCACGCTCCACAGCGCG GTATACATTTGTGGTGGTTTCAATGGGAACGAGGTCCTGCAAACGTGCGAGTGTTACAGCCCAGAGACGAACCAGTGGACAATGATCCGCCCCATGAGCTGCCAGCGCAGTGGAATCGGCACCGTTGCTCATGCGGGCCGCGTCTATGCG GTCGGCGGCTTTGACGGCCTCAGCCGTCTGTCCTCGGCAGAGGCCTACAACCCTCGCACCGACACCTGGCTGGAAGTAAAGTCCATGATGACGCCGCGCAGCAACTTCGGCATCGCGGTGCTGGACAACCACGTCTTCGTTGTCGGGGGCTTCAACGGCTTCGAAACGGTCAACAACGTGGAGCGCTACGACGCGACGACCGACACGTGGGCGGCCGCTTGCAAGATGGACATCTCCCGCAGTGCCCTGAGCTGCTGCGTGGCGTCTCCGCTGCCCAACATGGCCGAGTACGTGGTGTCCCGCGACCTCCTGCCGCGTAATGATTCGGACGACGCGTGCAGCGAACCAGAGGACTCGGACGCTCGGATGCTCCTGACCTGCGACATCTTCCAGCCGGGAGGAGAACTAGTTGACCACATTTAA
- the LOC120822394 gene encoding putative monooxygenase p33MONOX isoform X1: protein MSGPRDLPAIEDSGMGGMRLPIGMTRRALSYDDNLEAPMSTPPHDISINNLWRRPVIPERKFTRLAEEDESGAVSQSTVADSALFRAPAAVKAKASSVIMNSLITKQTHDSVYRFEQKAGLTDTSYTPHKGLTAEETRLHHRIPESLQKLQIQSLEAREDRQSSSTQSTPSNTPHSSPKQQRRGWFGSTGSEVSVSSSNSSVDLGAGDTAVERWSVFAPRPVVQKSTSDLGSDPVASAGFALQAYRGAQKPTPMEVMKSQAARLADNPTAQQVNPPKMEIPTVEGRRQGGRPHKLKPRDMNVLTPSGF from the exons ATGTCCGGTCCACGGGATTTACCAG CCATAGAGGATTCTGGGATGGGCGGGATGAGGCTTCCCATCGGGATGACCCGGCGAGCCCTCAGCTATGACGACAACCTGGAGGCCCCCATGTCCACGCCGCCCCACGACATCAGCATCAACAACCTGTGGAGACGACCCGTCATCCCGGAGAGGAAGTTCACGCGCCTGGCGGAG GAGGATGAGAGCGGTGCAGTGAGTCAGTCCACAGTGGCGGACAGCGCCCTCTTCAGGGCGCCAGCTGCGGTGAAGGCCAAGGCCTCTTCAGTCATCATGAATTCTCTCATCACCA AGCAGACTCACGACAGCGTCTACAGGTTCGAGCAGAAGGCGGGGCTCACCGACACCAGCTACACCCCCCACAAAGGCCTCACCGCCGAGGAGACCAGGCTCCACCACCGCATACCCGAGTCCCTCCAG aAACTGCAGATTCAAAGTCTGGAGGCCAGAGAAGATCGACAGAGCTCCTCCACTCAGTCCACTCCATCCAACACTCCTCACAGCTCCCCGAAGCAGCAGCGCAG gggCTGGTTCGGCAGCACCGGTTCAGAAGTCAGCGTCAGCTCCTCAAACAGCAGTGTGGATCTCGGCGCCGGCGACACGGCGGTGGAGCGGTGGAGCGTTTTCGCACCACGGCCAGTCGTCCAGAAGTCGACCTCTGACCTGGGATCAGACCCTGTGGCCTCAG CAGGCTTTGCGCTGCAGGCGTACCGCGGCGCCCAGAAGCCGACCCCCATGGAGGTGATGAAGTCCCAGGCCGCGCGGCTGGCGGACAACCCCACCGCCCAGCAGGTGAACCCCCCCAAAATGGAGATCCCCACAGTGGAGGGCCGCCGGCAGGGAGGGCGGCCGCACAAGCTGAAACCCAGAGACATGAACGTGCTCACGCCCTCCGGCTTCTGA